From Papilio machaon chromosome 2, ilPapMach1.1, whole genome shotgun sequence, the proteins below share one genomic window:
- the LOC106717575 gene encoding gamma-glutamylcyclotransferase-like yields MLDRRIHLRNPTAEFYSPAVLKGYRLDFNLYVPSWRGAAATIVTDPGSSVWGAVWIIERKQMYRLDEQEGVNLRWYIPINVTVTTPQGRDHIARTYRESILLPKLSEGETLPPARRPSNTYLQVMILGAYEAGLPPQYIGYLHTFPTNGRIADSHIRNKLGYPFNVSL; encoded by the exons ATGCTGGACAGAAGAATACATTTAAGAAATCCAACAGCAGAATTTTATTCACCAGCTGTACTAAAG GGTTACAGATTAGACTTCAACCTGTACGTACCGTCGTGGCGCGGCGCCGCGGCCACGATCGTCACAGACCCTGGTAGCTCCGTTTGGGGTGCCGTCTGGATCATAGAGAGGAAGCAGATGTATCGCCTTGATga GCAAGAAGGTGTAAACCTAAGATGGTATATCCCGATAAATGTAACCGTCACCACGCCCCAAGGAAGAGATCACATTGCACGAACCTACAGAGAAAGCATTCTTCTTCCCAAATTGAGCGAAGGTGAAACACTTCCACCGGCCAGGAGGCCGTCAAACACGTACTTACAA GTGATGATTCTAGGAGCATATGAAGCTGGATTACCTCCGCAATACATCGGATATCTTCACACATTCCCCACCAACGGGAGGATTGCCGATAGCCATATACGAAATAAACTCGGCTATCCTTTCAATGTCTCTTTATGA
- the LOC106717604 gene encoding gamma-glutamylcyclotransferase: MVTPVRDTFLYFAYGSNLLKKRIHINNPSAIFLGIGRLDDHQLDFIKYSDHWRGASATIVPTKSHHVWGAIWRLHNKDLKSLDWQEGVETNWYFPKIVKVVTPDGVDLECRTYQQTINPPPRTEGEEIPHDRRPSITYLNCILTGAVECKLPKEYIEKLKKIPHNGQHASPKLIEKLDLSPHIDE, translated from the exons atgGTGACGCCAGTTAGAGATACATTCCTTTACTTCGCCTATGGCAGTAACTTGCTAAAGAAAAGGATTCACATTAATAATCCATCTGCGATATTCTTAGGCATTGGACGACTTGAT GATCATCAACTAGACTTCATAAAGTACTCTGACCACTGGAGGGGAGCATCTGCTACAATTGTACCTACAAAGAGTCACCATGTATGGGGAGCTATTTGGAGATTACATAACAAAGATCTCAAAAGTTTAGATTG gcaAGAAGGTGTGGAAACAAATTGGTATTTTCCAAAGATTGTAAAAGTTGTAACACCCGATGGTGTTGATCTGGAATGTCGTACATATCAGCAGACCATCAACCCTCCTCCTCGGACTGAAGGAGAGGAGATACCACATGACAGAAGACCAtcaattacttatttaaactGCATTTTAACTGGTGCTGTTGAATGTAAATTACCTAAAGAGtacatagaaaaattaaagaaaatccCCCATAATGGACAACATGCTTCTCCAAAATTGATAGAAAAATTAGACTTGTCTCCTCATATtgatgaataa
- the LOC106717573 gene encoding gamma-glutamylcyclotransferase, whose amino-acid sequence MMESTPTEPSTTLFFAYGSHMLTVRNELDNIRAEFVSIARLDNYRLDFIRYSKFWGGPQATVVPTANAQVWGVIWKVNKDDIEIIDENKQVHLKRYYIIYTEVNTPHMGKLVCRVYIQKINPLPRGDNDDIPVEQWPSRTYKKVMILGAIEHNLPYYYIRNLKKLKHNGEFGCYRMAKLLKLFTTRYPCTCRLYDPRRPRILDMKKLREKMKVK is encoded by the exons ATGATGGAGTCCACCCCAACAGAACCTAGCACAACACTGTTTTTTGCATATGGGAGTCATATGTTGACAGTGAGAAATGAATTAGATAATATTAGAGCTGAATTTGTTTCCATTGCAcgtttggat aaTTACAGATTGGATTTCATCAGGTATTCAAAGTTTTGGGGCGGGCCGCAAGCTACAGTGGTGCCCACAGCAAACGCTCAGGTCTGGGGTGTGATTTGGAAAGTCAACAAAGatgatatagaaattattGATGA AAACAAACAAGTGCATCTCAAAagatattacattatatatacTGAAGTTAACACTCCGCACATGGGTAAATTAGTTTGTCGggtttatatacaaaaaattaacccGCTGCCCCGTGGAGATAATGATGACATACCTGTGGAGCAATGGCCCTCGCGcacttataaaaaagtaatgattCTTGGTGCAATTGAACACAACCTACCATATTACTACATCCGTAACTTGAAGAAACTGAAACACAACGGCGAGTTCGGGTGCTACAGAATGGCCAAACtcttgaaattatttacaacCAGGTATCCTTGTACATGCAGGTTATATGATCCAAGACGACCCAGGATATTGGATATGAAAAAGTTGAGAGAGAAGatgaaagttaaataa
- the LOC106717602 gene encoding glycosaminoglycan xylosylkinase homolog, giving the protein MSLNYAFAFSLFLLLLVGLNLYFFYALNTTGKKPSPYVVPNIKLDLGPSLFKDIYTHFNYLPKQYKTKNPKFIVKQKDLISLFNSSAGTNSKDVLFETEKWVSDESLFPHTNGAPGQILRAIQNSQIALVDNAPKGTQLKLLLLLEGKQKLYFKPKRYELDNVIKGKIYAGYDRHNSEVFAYYLAMALNFKWIAPSVIRKIHIERDVVPKATLALNKTMVKNESGSTCIYGKCFYCKRNETVCPDQNGEIEGAAILYLDRQFKIHKSPWRRSYTTKKMEWEEDNNFCKKVTATLSLKRILNLIDVAIFDFLIQNGDRHRYEVYKDQIVLLDNGKGLGNPSVDELDILAPLYQCCMLSLKTWQNLELLSGGSLSETIELLAGYQGNKLATEEHFRAVDRRLMKIYATVQYCIGKYGNTKVLKKI; this is encoded by the exons ATGTCATTGAACTATGCCTTTGCTTTTTCACTGTTTCTTCTACTACTTGTAGGTCTTAACCTTTACTTCTTTTACGCCTTAAATACGACTGGAAAAAAACCTTCACCTTATGTGGTAcccaatattaaattagatttaggACCAAGTCTtttcaaagatatatatacacattttaattatttgccaaaacaatacaaaacaaaaaatcctaagtttatagtaaaacaaaaagatcTTATAAGCCTGTTTAACTCCAGTGCGGGTACAAATTCTAAGGATGTTTTGTTTGAAACTGAAAAG tgGGTCAGTGATGAGTCTTTATTCCCTCATACCAATGGAGCACCAGGTCAGATCCTGCGTGCAATTCAAAACTCACAGATAGCATTGGTTGATAATGCACCAAAAGGGACACAACTTAAACTATTACTGTTGTTAGAG ggtaaacaaaaactttacttCAAGCCAAAGAGATATGAACtagataatgtaataaaaggCAAAATATATGCTGGTTATGATCGACACAATTCAGAAGTGTTTGCCTATTACTTAGCAATGGCATTGAACTTCAAATGGATTGCTCCTTCTGTTATAAGAAAGATTCACATTGAGAGAGACGTAGTGCCAAAAGCAACATtagcattaaataaaactatggtgaaaaatg aaaGTGGCTCAACTTGTATTTatggaaaatgtttttactgtaaaagaaatgaaacagTGTGTCCCGATCAAAATGGTGAAATAGAAGGCGCCGCCATATTATATTTGGatagacaatttaaaattcataaatcaCCCTGGCGTAGATCTTATACTACAAAAAAGATGGAATGGGAagaagataataatttttgtaa gaAAGTTACAGCAACCTTGAGTTTAAAGAGGATATTAAATCTGATAGATGTGgcgattttcgattttttgATACAAAACGGCGATAGGCACCGTTATGAAGTATATAAAGACCAAATAGTATTGTTAGACAATGGTAAAGGTTTAGGAAACCCTTCAGTAGATGAATTGGATATTCTAGCTCCACTCTACCAATGTTGCAT gttatctttaaaaacatGGCAAAACTTGGAATTACTTTCGGGTGGGAGTTTATCTGAGACAATAGAACTCTTGGCAGGGTATCAAGGAAACAAATTAGCTACGGAAGAACACTTTAGGGCGGTGGATCGGCGACTCATGAAAATTTATGCCACCGTGCAATACTGCATAGGCAAATACGGAAACACAAAAGtacttaagaaaatttaa